In Kordia antarctica, the following proteins share a genomic window:
- a CDS encoding DUF5522 domain-containing protein, with translation MKKLIPIKEGDFYLSPEGYKVFTEQFHLKRGYCCESGCRHCPYGFNKKRK, from the coding sequence ATGAAGAAATTAATTCCCATTAAAGAAGGAGATTTTTATCTTTCGCCCGAAGGTTATAAAGTTTTCACAGAACAGTTTCACTTAAAAAGAGGTTATTGTTGTGAAAGCGGTTGCAGACATTGTCCGTACGGATTCAACAAGAAAAGAAAATAA